In the Syngnathus scovelli strain Florida chromosome 8, RoL_Ssco_1.2, whole genome shotgun sequence genome, one interval contains:
- the nostrin gene encoding nostrin isoform X1 yields MKDYISSCSYNQLYQNVKQVSKDGEYFCKELMNIMQQRSELDHTYAKGLQKLAGKLMRASKGMTNNSVYGAWCQVSDEMYSRADAHRSLANAFQQEAILELRQLLDEHNKRKRPLDNAIERTGKHVTVNWTEQIKTKKKLVGLTREHEALFNFVESNKHLSTEKEKQKMLNRLTKSAEVTTRVDEEYFNANMEGQQMRLKWENTLKNGYQVVQELEKQRIEVLCNMLTQYKLHMSSFGQTLKHSQKQIELLVQRVDMDKDIQKLVEENNVTTDNKAKFLMTDYFEEDSKSLMCRDRRREAIKLKLCRLEDAILKAKKDCEGIQKLMKIYSENPSFSNQRNLEETEQQLDENTLKLDLLEATHYKLSASLCDLEGKPRSSHRFKDSIVKWKDKDCEHSVVQLIRPVKLRRTFRTRHSLRASIIYKGPVRTTKSPTEESACGGTAPLQEPEDRVQSPTLAQEPNEHGRASIGIKCLFRTLLKSFAKYIKHSVQRTPDVCTVGQCKALYSFAPQQSDELPLKEGTEGNKVSKPFQKGRSELLCTLTCVDRGPSRHLHKGREWLVVWSAQWPDGSFSLNICRGAACAE; encoded by the exons ATGAAGGACTATATTAGCAGCTGCTCT TATAACCAACTGTATCAAAATGTCAAACAAGTGTCAAAAGACGGCGAGTATTTCTGCAAAGAACTTATGAACATTATGCAGCAAAG GTCCGAACTCGACCACACCTATGCGAAGGGGCTCCAAAAATTGGCTGGTAAACTTATGAGGGCTTCCAAAGGAATGACCAACAA CTCTGTTTACGGTGCCTGGTGTCAAGTGTCGGATGAGATGTATTCCCGAGCAGATGCCCACAG atcattgGCGAATGCGTTTCAACAGGAGGCCATTTTGGAATTACGTCAACTTTTAGATGAGCATAACAAGAGAAAGaggcct CTCGACAACGCCATTGAGAGAACGGGCAAACACGTTACGGTGAACTGGACTGAGCAAATCAAG acCAAGAAGAAATTGGTCGGATTAACACGGGAGCATGAAGCCTTATTCAACTTTGTGGAGAGTAATAAGCATTTAtctacagaaaaagaaaaacaaaag ATGCTAAACCGGCTGACAAAGTCGGCGGAGGTAACGACGCGAGTGGATGAGGAGTACTTCAATGCCAACATGGAGGGCCAACAGATGAGACTCAAGTGGGAAAATACACTTAAAAACGGCTACCAG GTCGTTCAGGAGCTAGAGAAACAACGGATTGAAGTTCTTTGCAACATGCTGACCCAGTACAAGCTGCACATGTCCAGTTTTGGGCAGACCCTCAAACAT AGCCAAAAGCAGATCGAGTTACTGGTTCAAAGAGTGGACATGGATAAAGACATCCAAAAACTGGTGGAAGAGAACAACGTCACAACGGACAACAAAGCAAAATTTTTGATGACGGATTATTTT GAGGAAGACAGCAAATCACTCATGTGCAGAGACCGAAGAAGAGAAGCCATTAAACTCAAACTTTGTCGCTTGGAGGACGCAATCTtaaaagcaaagaaagactgcgaAG GGATCCAAAAGCTGATGAAAATCTACTCGGAAAACCCTTCCTTCTCAAACCAGAGGAACCTGGAGGAGACTGAGCAGCAGCTTGATGAG AACACTTTGAAGTTGGATCTCCTGGAGGCCACGCACTACAAACTCTCTGCGTCGTTGTGTGACCTCGAGGGAAAGCCCAGGTCCTCCCACCGATTTAAGGACAGCATTGTCAAGTGGAAAGATAAG GACTGCGAGCACAGTGTGGTACAGCTGATTCGGCCGGTGAAACTCAGGAGAACCTTCAGAACCAGACACTCCCTGAGAGCATCCATCATCTACAAAGGACCCGTTCGGACTACAAAATCTCCGACTGAGGAGTCGGCTTGCGGTGGCACGGCACCCTTACAGGAACCAGAGGACCGTGTTCAAAGCCCAACACTTGCGCAAGAGCCTAATGAACACGGTAGGGCTTCTATAGGAATCAaatgtttatttcgaacattgtTGAAGTCATTTGCTAAATACATTAAACATTCAGTTCAGAGAACGCCCGACGTTTGCACCGTGGGACAATGCAAGGCTTTGTACAGCTTCGCACCTCAACAAAGCGATGAATTACCTCTGAAAGAAGGTACGGAAGGGAATAAAGTGTCCAAACCTTTCCAAAAAGGAAGATCGGAGTTACTATGTACACTAACGTGTGTCGACAGGGGACCTTCTCGACATTTACACAAAGGACGAGAATGGCTGGTGGTTTGGAGCGCTCAATGGCCAGACGGGTCATTTTCCCTCAACATATGTCGAGGAGCTGCCTGTGCTGAGTAG
- the nostrin gene encoding nostrin isoform X2 → MKDYISSCSYNQLYQNVKQVSKDGEYFCKELMNIMQQRSELDHTYAKGLQKLAGKLMRASKGMTNNSVYGAWCQVSDEMYSRADAHRSLANAFQQEAILELRQLLDEHNKRKRPLDNAIERTGKHVTVNWTEQIKTKKKLVGLTREHEALFNFVESNKHLSTEKEKQKMLNRLTKSAEVTTRVDEEYFNANMEGQQMRLKWENTLKNGYQVVQELEKQRIEVLCNMLTQYKLHMSSFGQTLKHSQKQIELLVQRVDMDKDIQKLVEENNVTTDNKAKFLMTDYFEEDSKSLMCRDRRREAIKLKLCRLEDAILKAKKDCEGIQKLMKIYSENPSFSNQRNLEETEQQLDENTLKLDLLEATHYKLSASLCDLEGKPRSSHRFKDSIVKWKDKDCEHSVVQLIRPVKLRRTFRTRHSLRASIIYKGPVRTTKSPTEESACGGTAPLQEPEDRVQSPTLAQEPNEHVQRTPDVCTVGQCKALYSFAPQQSDELPLKEGDLLDIYTKDENGWWFGALNGQTGHFPSTYVEELPVLSSIKSSEA, encoded by the exons ATGAAGGACTATATTAGCAGCTGCTCT TATAACCAACTGTATCAAAATGTCAAACAAGTGTCAAAAGACGGCGAGTATTTCTGCAAAGAACTTATGAACATTATGCAGCAAAG GTCCGAACTCGACCACACCTATGCGAAGGGGCTCCAAAAATTGGCTGGTAAACTTATGAGGGCTTCCAAAGGAATGACCAACAA CTCTGTTTACGGTGCCTGGTGTCAAGTGTCGGATGAGATGTATTCCCGAGCAGATGCCCACAG atcattgGCGAATGCGTTTCAACAGGAGGCCATTTTGGAATTACGTCAACTTTTAGATGAGCATAACAAGAGAAAGaggcct CTCGACAACGCCATTGAGAGAACGGGCAAACACGTTACGGTGAACTGGACTGAGCAAATCAAG acCAAGAAGAAATTGGTCGGATTAACACGGGAGCATGAAGCCTTATTCAACTTTGTGGAGAGTAATAAGCATTTAtctacagaaaaagaaaaacaaaag ATGCTAAACCGGCTGACAAAGTCGGCGGAGGTAACGACGCGAGTGGATGAGGAGTACTTCAATGCCAACATGGAGGGCCAACAGATGAGACTCAAGTGGGAAAATACACTTAAAAACGGCTACCAG GTCGTTCAGGAGCTAGAGAAACAACGGATTGAAGTTCTTTGCAACATGCTGACCCAGTACAAGCTGCACATGTCCAGTTTTGGGCAGACCCTCAAACAT AGCCAAAAGCAGATCGAGTTACTGGTTCAAAGAGTGGACATGGATAAAGACATCCAAAAACTGGTGGAAGAGAACAACGTCACAACGGACAACAAAGCAAAATTTTTGATGACGGATTATTTT GAGGAAGACAGCAAATCACTCATGTGCAGAGACCGAAGAAGAGAAGCCATTAAACTCAAACTTTGTCGCTTGGAGGACGCAATCTtaaaagcaaagaaagactgcgaAG GGATCCAAAAGCTGATGAAAATCTACTCGGAAAACCCTTCCTTCTCAAACCAGAGGAACCTGGAGGAGACTGAGCAGCAGCTTGATGAG AACACTTTGAAGTTGGATCTCCTGGAGGCCACGCACTACAAACTCTCTGCGTCGTTGTGTGACCTCGAGGGAAAGCCCAGGTCCTCCCACCGATTTAAGGACAGCATTGTCAAGTGGAAAGATAAG GACTGCGAGCACAGTGTGGTACAGCTGATTCGGCCGGTGAAACTCAGGAGAACCTTCAGAACCAGACACTCCCTGAGAGCATCCATCATCTACAAAGGACCCGTTCGGACTACAAAATCTCCGACTGAGGAGTCGGCTTGCGGTGGCACGGCACCCTTACAGGAACCAGAGGACCGTGTTCAAAGCCCAACACTTGCGCAAGAGCCTAATGAACACG TTCAGAGAACGCCCGACGTTTGCACCGTGGGACAATGCAAGGCTTTGTACAGCTTCGCACCTCAACAAAGCGATGAATTACCTCTGAAAGAAG GGGACCTTCTCGACATTTACACAAAGGACGAGAATGGCTGGTGGTTTGGAGCGCTCAATGGCCAGACGGGTCATTTTCCCTCAACATATGTCGAGGAGCTGCCTGTGCTGAGTAGCATCAAATCGTCTGAAGCCTGA